The following proteins are co-located in the Tardibacter chloracetimidivorans genome:
- a CDS encoding Hsp20/alpha crystallin family protein produces the protein MAFRDLIPWSRQENRLPVPVSAERGRDNDTHPLLSLHREVNRLFDDVFRGFGVPAFAGLDRAAGWPHVELGETDKEIRVTAELPGLDEKEVEITVEDGALTLRGEKRSEVEDKDRGYSERSYGRFERRIGLPKGVDRDQANATFRNGVLTVTLPKTEAANENVRRIPVNGKAA, from the coding sequence ATGGCTTTTCGTGATCTCATTCCCTGGAGCCGGCAGGAAAACCGGCTCCCTGTCCCGGTCAGTGCCGAGCGCGGCCGCGACAATGATACCCACCCGCTGCTCTCGCTCCATCGCGAGGTGAACCGACTGTTCGACGACGTCTTCCGCGGCTTCGGCGTGCCCGCCTTCGCCGGCCTCGACCGCGCTGCCGGTTGGCCCCATGTGGAGCTCGGCGAGACCGACAAGGAGATCCGCGTCACGGCGGAACTGCCGGGTCTCGACGAGAAGGAGGTGGAGATTACCGTCGAAGACGGTGCGCTAACGCTTCGCGGCGAGAAGCGGTCCGAGGTCGAAGACAAGGATCGTGGCTATAGCGAGCGCAGCTACGGCCGCTTTGAACGGCGTATCGGACTGCCCAAGGGGGTCGACCGTGACCAGGCGAACGCGACGTTCAGGAACGGCGTGTTGACGGTCACCCTGCCCAAGACGGAGGCGGCGAACGAAAATGTCCGCCGCATCCCGGTCAATGGCAAGGCGGCGTGA
- the groES gene encoding co-chaperone GroES — MHFRPLHDRVVVRRIDAEEKTSGGIIIPDTAKEKPQEGEVVAVGPGARDDNGTLVELSVKAGDRILFGKWSGTEVKIDGEDLLIMKESDILGVIDNVVPLKQAA, encoded by the coding sequence ATGCATTTCCGCCCCTTGCACGACCGTGTGGTCGTCCGTCGCATCGACGCCGAGGAGAAGACCTCGGGCGGCATCATCATCCCTGATACCGCTAAGGAAAAACCGCAGGAAGGCGAGGTTGTCGCCGTCGGGCCGGGCGCCCGCGACGACAACGGCACTCTCGTCGAACTGTCGGTGAAGGCCGGTGATCGGATCCTGTTCGGCAAATGGTCGGGCACCGAGGTCAAGATCGATGGCGAGGATCTGCTCATCATGAAGGAGAGCGATATCCTTGGCGTGATCGACAACGTCGTGCCGCTCAAGCAGGCGGCCTGA
- a CDS encoding DUF3489 domain-containing protein, which translates to MTKLTDLQLVLLATAAQRPDGSLLPPADSLSHPPEVLAKAITALLRRKLAAEVALEEEGADPRTLDARCWRQKGDKLLVVVITDAGRSAIGIGQEPQVDGDCEASGAAADVPPTDEAASLRQNEDPTAVPSEPPSKIAQVLVLLRRRGGASLAEIVSATGWLPHTSRAALTGLRKKGHAIAKEKIEGTTRYQLKAVA; encoded by the coding sequence ATGACCAAATTGACCGATCTGCAACTGGTGCTGCTCGCCACCGCCGCGCAACGCCCGGACGGCAGCCTGCTGCCCCCCGCCGACAGCCTCAGCCATCCGCCTGAGGTGCTGGCAAAGGCGATCACCGCGCTTCTTCGCCGCAAGCTCGCCGCCGAGGTTGCACTCGAAGAGGAAGGCGCCGATCCCCGCACGCTCGATGCGCGCTGCTGGCGGCAGAAGGGCGACAAGCTGCTCGTCGTCGTCATCACCGATGCCGGCCGCAGCGCGATCGGTATAGGGCAAGAACCGCAGGTGGACGGAGACTGCGAGGCGAGCGGGGCTGCCGCCGATGTGCCACCCACTGACGAAGCGGCGTCGCTCCGCCAGAATGAGGACCCGACGGCCGTCCCATCCGAACCACCCAGCAAGATCGCGCAGGTGCTGGTCCTGCTACGCCGGCGGGGCGGCGCCTCACTCGCCGAGATCGTCTCGGCGACCGGCTGGCTGCCGCACACATCGCGTGCGGCGCTGACCGGGCTGCGCAAGAAGGGCCATGCGATCGCAAAGGAGAAGATTGAGGGTACGACCCGCTATCAGCTCAAGGCGGTCGCCTGA
- a CDS encoding Hsp20 family protein yields MRTNFDFAPYRRSTVGFDRLFNLLEAGAREDDGYPPFDILKDGEDSYRITLAVAGFRPEDIEVVAQQNQLTVTGKRAEDNGKGDYLHRGIAARAFERRFQLADFVEAGNASFENGLLSIALKRVVPEAMKPRRIEIGGSNAAQDQIEAPKDKVREAA; encoded by the coding sequence ATGAGAACTAACTTTGATTTCGCGCCCTATCGGCGCTCGACCGTAGGCTTCGATCGCCTGTTCAACCTGCTCGAAGCAGGCGCGCGTGAAGACGATGGCTATCCGCCCTTCGACATCCTGAAGGATGGCGAGGACAGCTATCGCATCACGCTGGCAGTCGCCGGCTTCCGCCCCGAAGACATCGAGGTGGTGGCGCAGCAGAACCAGCTCACCGTCACCGGCAAACGCGCCGAGGATAACGGCAAGGGCGACTATCTGCATCGCGGTATCGCCGCGCGCGCCTTCGAGCGGCGCTTCCAGCTCGCTGACTTCGTGGAAGCCGGCAATGCCAGCTTTGAGAACGGCCTGCTGAGCATCGCGCTCAAGCGTGTCGTCCCCGAGGCGATGAAGCCGCGCCGGATCGAGATCGGCGGCAGCAATGCTGCCCAGGATCAGATCGAGGCGCCCAAGGACAAGGTCCGCGAAGCGGCTTGA
- the groL gene encoding chaperonin GroEL (60 kDa chaperone family; promotes refolding of misfolded polypeptides especially under stressful conditions; forms two stacked rings of heptamers to form a barrel-shaped 14mer; ends can be capped by GroES; misfolded proteins enter the barrel where they are refolded when GroES binds), translated as MAAKEVKFASDARDRMLRGVDTLANAVKVTLGPKGRNVVIEKSFGAPRITKDGVTVAKEIELADKFENMGAQMLREVASKQNDKAGDGTTTATVLAQAIVREGAKAVAAGMNPMDIKRGIDLAVTTVVADLEAHARKVSANSEIAQVATISANGDEEVGRILAEAMEKVGNEGVITVEEAKSLATELETVEGMQFDRGYLSPYFITNAEKLKVELDDPYILIHEKKLSNLQALVPLLEKVVQSGRPLLIIAEDVEGEALATLVVNKLRGGLKIAAVKAPGFGDRRKAMLEDIAVLTGGNVVSEELGTKLENVTIGMLGRAKKVTIDKDNTTIIDGVGTKADIDGRVAQIRQQIETTTSDYDREKLQERLAKLAGGVAVIRVGGATEVEVKEKKDRVDDALHATRAAVEEGILPGGGVSLLRALKALDGLKTANDDQQSGIDIVRRALRAPARQIAENAGEDGAWIVGKLLESDDYNWGFNAASGEYQDLVQAGVIDPAKVVRTALQDAASVASLLITTEALVAEVPKEEKAAPMPAMDY; from the coding sequence ATGGCTGCAAAGGAAGTCAAATTTGCATCGGACGCGCGTGACCGCATGCTGCGCGGCGTCGATACGCTCGCGAACGCGGTCAAGGTGACGCTTGGCCCCAAGGGCCGCAACGTCGTCATCGAGAAGAGCTTCGGCGCCCCCCGCATCACCAAGGACGGCGTCACCGTCGCCAAGGAAATCGAACTTGCCGACAAGTTCGAGAATATGGGCGCGCAGATGCTGCGCGAGGTCGCAAGCAAGCAGAACGACAAGGCCGGCGACGGCACCACCACAGCGACCGTGCTCGCCCAGGCGATCGTGCGCGAAGGCGCGAAGGCCGTCGCTGCGGGCATGAACCCGATGGACATCAAGCGCGGCATCGATCTGGCGGTGACCACCGTCGTCGCCGACCTCGAAGCCCATGCCAGGAAGGTGAGCGCCAATAGCGAGATCGCGCAGGTCGCGACAATCTCGGCCAATGGCGACGAGGAAGTGGGCCGAATCCTTGCCGAGGCAATGGAGAAGGTCGGCAATGAGGGCGTGATCACGGTCGAGGAGGCCAAGAGCCTCGCGACCGAGCTCGAGACCGTCGAGGGTATGCAGTTCGACCGCGGCTACCTCTCGCCGTACTTCATCACCAATGCCGAGAAGCTCAAGGTGGAACTGGATGATCCGTACATCCTGATCCACGAGAAGAAGCTGTCGAACTTGCAGGCCCTCGTGCCGCTGCTCGAGAAGGTCGTCCAATCGGGCCGCCCGCTGCTGATCATCGCCGAGGATGTGGAGGGCGAGGCCCTGGCGACCTTGGTCGTCAACAAGCTGCGCGGCGGCCTCAAGATCGCGGCGGTCAAGGCGCCGGGCTTCGGTGATCGCCGCAAGGCGATGCTCGAGGATATCGCCGTCCTCACCGGTGGCAATGTCGTCAGTGAGGAGCTCGGCACCAAGCTCGAGAACGTGACGATCGGCATGCTCGGCCGCGCCAAGAAAGTCACGATCGACAAGGACAACACCACGATCATCGACGGCGTCGGTACCAAGGCCGACATCGACGGCCGCGTCGCGCAGATCCGCCAGCAGATCGAGACGACCACCAGCGATTATGACCGCGAGAAGCTGCAGGAACGGCTCGCCAAGCTTGCCGGCGGTGTCGCGGTGATCCGCGTCGGCGGTGCGACCGAAGTCGAGGTCAAGGAGAAGAAAGACCGGGTCGACGATGCGCTGCATGCCACCCGCGCCGCGGTCGAAGAGGGCATCCTGCCCGGCGGCGGCGTGTCGTTGCTGCGCGCGCTCAAGGCCTTGGATGGCCTCAAGACCGCCAATGACGACCAGCAGTCGGGCATCGACATCGTCCGCCGGGCGCTACGCGCCCCCGCGCGACAGATCGCCGAGAACGCCGGCGAGGACGGCGCCTGGATCGTCGGCAAGCTGCTCGAGAGCGACGACTACAACTGGGGCTTCAACGCAGCGTCCGGCGAGTACCAGGATCTCGTCCAGGCCGGTGTGATCGACCCGGCCAAGGTCGTGCGTACCGCGCTGCAGGACGCGGCCTCTGTCGCCTCGCTCCTCATCACTACCGAGGCCCTCGTCGCCGAAGTGCCGAAAGAGGAAAAGGCCGCGCCGATGCCGGCGATGGACTACTGA
- a CDS encoding HdeD family acid-resistance protein, with the protein MTSISATVPHAGAGSDARPGVPLLNHNWGWFVVRGVLALTLGVVAFLFPVSALFAFTMVFAAYAGADGLLSTIAGVRGATRKEERWWTLILRGIIGLAVAVLFVLMPFVATASYALATLSVLSAWAILTGVLEIAAAIRLRKEIEGEWLLALSGVLSLLLGIAVPVALYMNPPATILSVAWAIAIYAVIAGVVLIGFGLRLRQRPEETKGETA; encoded by the coding sequence ATGACGAGCATATCGGCCACGGTTCCCCATGCCGGTGCGGGCAGCGACGCCCGCCCCGGCGTTCCGCTGCTCAACCACAACTGGGGATGGTTTGTCGTTCGCGGCGTCCTCGCGTTGACCTTGGGCGTGGTCGCGTTCCTGTTTCCGGTAAGCGCCCTGTTTGCCTTCACCATGGTGTTCGCCGCCTATGCCGGCGCCGATGGCCTACTCTCGACGATCGCTGGCGTGCGCGGCGCCACCCGAAAGGAAGAGCGCTGGTGGACGCTGATCCTGCGCGGCATCATCGGCCTCGCGGTCGCGGTCTTGTTCGTGCTGATGCCCTTTGTGGCGACAGCCAGCTATGCTCTGGCGACACTGTCGGTGCTGAGCGCCTGGGCCATCCTCACCGGAGTGCTGGAGATCGCCGCCGCGATCCGCCTGCGCAAGGAGATCGAGGGCGAGTGGCTGCTCGCGCTTTCGGGCGTGCTCTCCCTATTGCTCGGGATTGCGGTGCCGGTGGCGCTTTATATGAATCCGCCCGCCACGATCCTGTCGGTCGCATGGGCGATCGCGATCTATGCTGTCATCGCCGGTGTGGTCCTGATCGGCTTCGGGCTGCGGCTGCGCCAGCGGCCGGAGGAAACGAAAGGAGAGACGGCATGA
- a CDS encoding recombinase family protein, translating into MAKRGPQTRTANGSSARASQIRCAIYTRKSTEEGLDQEFNSLDAQREACAAYIASQRHEGWTLVPEPYDDGGFTGGNMDRPGLRQLLADIEAGRVDVIVVYKVDRLTRSLADFAKIVEILDGKGASFVSVTQAFNTTTSMGRLTLNVLLSFAQFEREVTGERIRDKIAASKKKGMWMGGPVPMGYDLKERKLLINQVEADIVRLIFGRHVQLRSLRALALDLEVRGIRSKLRTMQDGRIVGGQPYTEGALGYLLRNVLYIGKIRHGDQVYEGEHEAIISPELWEANEQLFSRASHTPRPRKSLPSPLSGFVEDALGRRMGPAHANKGNRCYRYYVSKESPEQSEAAWRIPALELETIVQRGLADFLCDGLRIAAALGETLKASEGLKLEGARLAARAADAMALAPLLKELDARIIVRQDIVSIQIDGGRLLELLAYGTEVQASTISIDIAVQMRRRGHELKLVYAAPEARPAMRDDRLIQLLGEARAAYQQLCSGKATEASRRHTVRLARLNFLAPGIVTAILEGKQPVELNARSLLRVAELPIAWSEQRRMLGFG; encoded by the coding sequence ATGGCTAAGCGGGGACCGCAGACGCGCACCGCAAATGGATCATCGGCGCGGGCCAGCCAGATCCGCTGCGCGATCTATACGCGCAAGTCGACCGAGGAGGGGCTCGACCAGGAATTCAACAGCCTCGATGCCCAGCGCGAGGCCTGCGCCGCTTACATCGCAAGCCAGCGCCATGAAGGCTGGACGCTTGTGCCCGAGCCTTATGACGATGGCGGCTTTACCGGCGGCAATATGGACCGCCCGGGTCTTCGTCAGCTGCTTGCCGATATCGAGGCGGGCAGGGTCGATGTCATCGTCGTCTACAAGGTCGACCGGCTGACCCGGAGCTTGGCCGACTTCGCCAAGATCGTCGAGATACTGGACGGGAAGGGCGCAAGCTTCGTCTCGGTGACCCAGGCGTTCAACACCACGACCAGCATGGGACGCCTCACGCTCAATGTGCTGCTCTCTTTTGCGCAGTTCGAGCGCGAGGTCACCGGCGAGCGCATCCGCGACAAGATCGCCGCCTCCAAGAAGAAGGGCATGTGGATGGGAGGCCCGGTGCCGATGGGCTATGACCTCAAGGAACGGAAGCTGCTGATCAACCAGGTCGAGGCCGATATCGTACGGTTGATCTTCGGGCGGCATGTGCAGCTCCGCTCGCTGCGCGCGCTGGCGCTCGACCTGGAGGTCAGGGGCATTCGCTCAAAGCTGAGGACGATGCAGGACGGCAGGATCGTGGGAGGCCAGCCCTATACCGAGGGTGCTCTTGGCTATCTGCTGCGCAATGTCCTCTACATCGGCAAGATACGCCATGGTGATCAGGTCTATGAGGGGGAGCATGAGGCGATCATCTCGCCGGAACTATGGGAGGCCAACGAGCAGCTCTTCAGCAGGGCAAGCCACACGCCTCGACCGCGCAAGAGCCTGCCGAGCCCCCTGAGCGGTTTCGTGGAAGATGCGCTGGGGCGACGCATGGGACCGGCCCATGCCAACAAGGGCAACCGCTGCTATCGCTACTATGTCTCGAAGGAGAGCCCTGAGCAGTCGGAGGCCGCATGGCGCATCCCGGCTCTGGAGCTGGAGACCATCGTGCAGCGAGGGCTGGCGGACTTCCTCTGCGATGGTCTGCGCATCGCAGCGGCGCTGGGCGAGACCCTCAAAGCAAGCGAAGGATTGAAGCTCGAAGGGGCCAGGCTCGCAGCGCGTGCTGCCGATGCGATGGCGCTGGCACCTCTGCTCAAGGAACTGGATGCGCGGATCATCGTCCGGCAGGACATCGTCTCCATCCAGATCGACGGGGGCAGGCTGCTCGAGCTGCTGGCCTATGGAACCGAGGTCCAGGCTTCCACCATCAGCATCGATATCGCGGTGCAGATGCGCAGACGTGGGCATGAGCTGAAGCTCGTCTATGCCGCACCCGAGGCGCGGCCAGCGATGCGCGATGATCGTCTGATCCAGCTCCTCGGCGAAGCGCGTGCTGCCTATCAGCAACTCTGCTCGGGCAAAGCCACCGAGGCATCGCGCCGGCACACGGTCAGGCTTGCGCGGCTCAACTTCCTGGCACCCGGCATCGTGACCGCGATACTGGAGGGGAAGCAGCCGGTTGAGCTCAACGCTCGGTCGCTGCTCCGCGTGGCTGAGCTGCCGATTGCCTGGTCAGAGCAGCGGCGCATGCTCGGTTTCGGCTGA
- a CDS encoding DUF2924 domain-containing protein translates to MAKLDQELAALATMSLAQLRGEWVSTFGEDAPDLPGSMLRRVIAYRLQESVLGGLPVHARRMLEIVAEGGADLPAPPIQLKPGSRLLREWNGKLHTVMVEADGFTFGGKRYASLSHVAEAITGAHWSGPRFFGLKRRPPPPRRGAEIHG, encoded by the coding sequence ATGGCGAAGCTCGATCAGGAACTGGCTGCGCTGGCGACCATGTCGCTGGCGCAGCTGCGCGGGGAATGGGTCTCCACCTTCGGCGAAGATGCGCCGGATCTGCCAGGCTCGATGCTCCGCCGGGTGATCGCCTATCGACTGCAGGAGAGCGTGCTGGGAGGATTGCCGGTTCACGCCAGGCGCATGCTGGAGATTGTGGCCGAGGGAGGGGCCGACCTCCCCGCGCCGCCCATCCAGCTCAAGCCAGGCTCACGCCTGCTGCGCGAGTGGAACGGCAAGCTCCACACGGTAATGGTGGAGGCGGACGGCTTCACCTTCGGGGGAAAGCGCTATGCCTCGCTGTCCCATGTCGCCGAGGCGATCACCGGCGCCCATTGGTCGGGTCCGCGCTTCTTCGGGCTGAAGCGAAGGCCGCCACCGCCGCGGCGGGGGGCTGAGATCCATGGCTAA
- a CDS encoding DUF1810 domain-containing protein produces MNDSINLHRFTEAQEQTYDTALAEIRGGRKQNHWIWFIFPQIAGLGHSPTAQYYAIGSLDEARAYLDHPVLGPRLIACVEALQDLQGTTAEQAFGATDAMKLRSSLTLFIEAGAPHLFTAALDRWFQGVKDPATLNILARG; encoded by the coding sequence ATGAACGACAGCATCAACCTCCACCGCTTTACCGAAGCGCAGGAACAAACCTACGACACCGCGCTTGCCGAGATCCGCGGCGGCCGCAAGCAAAACCACTGGATATGGTTCATCTTCCCGCAAATCGCAGGACTCGGCCACAGCCCCACTGCACAATATTATGCAATCGGATCACTTGATGAAGCCCGAGCCTATCTTGACCATCCGGTGCTCGGACCAAGGCTCATCGCCTGTGTCGAAGCGCTGCAGGATCTTCAAGGCACGACGGCTGAACAGGCTTTCGGCGCCACCGATGCAATGAAGCTGCGTTCGTCGCTCACCCTGTTCATCGAGGCTGGCGCACCTCACCTCTTTACCGCAGCCCTCGACCGCTGGTTTCAGGGCGTCAAGGATCCCGCCACCCTCAATATTCTCGCACGGGGATGA
- a CDS encoding Bax inhibitor-1/YccA family protein, with protein MLGVYRNMALGLGITALVALLVASTPALYQPIFGTPLKWVAIFAPLAFVLFFSFRVERMTTTQARTAFYAFAAVMGVSMASIFLIFTGTSIALAFFSAAAVFAGMSLWGYTTNVDLSRWSTFLMVGLIGVVIASLVNLFLGSSMLQLVFSIAGVLVFTGLTAWDTQRLKSEYLAYAGTERADKLAVMGALSLYLNLINLFQLLLSLFGQREE; from the coding sequence ATGCTCGGCGTCTATCGCAACATGGCGCTGGGCCTCGGTATCACGGCGCTCGTCGCGCTGCTGGTCGCGAGCACGCCCGCGCTTTACCAGCCGATCTTCGGTACGCCGCTGAAGTGGGTGGCCATCTTCGCACCTTTGGCGTTCGTGCTGTTCTTCTCGTTCCGCGTCGAGCGGATGACGACCACGCAAGCGCGAACCGCTTTCTATGCCTTCGCAGCTGTGATGGGCGTGTCGATGGCGAGCATCTTCCTCATCTTCACCGGCACCAGCATCGCGCTCGCCTTCTTCAGCGCAGCGGCGGTGTTCGCGGGCATGAGCCTGTGGGGCTATACGACCAACGTCGACCTGTCGCGCTGGTCCACCTTCCTGATGGTCGGGTTGATCGGCGTGGTCATCGCCAGCCTCGTCAACCTGTTCCTCGGGTCCTCGATGCTCCAGCTAGTCTTCTCGATCGCCGGCGTCCTGGTGTTTACGGGGCTCACCGCTTGGGACACCCAGCGCCTGAAGAGCGAGTATCTGGCCTATGCTGGAACCGAGCGGGCGGACAAGTTGGCCGTGATGGGCGCGCTGTCGCTCTATCTCAATCTTATCAACCTGTTCCAGCTGCTGCTGAGCCTGTTCGGGCAGCGTGAGGAGTGA
- a CDS encoding trypsin-like peptidase domain-containing protein, with amino-acid sequence MLAAIGLVSGVAGGVGVAWLNSDRDMVIGAESAQVSVDAVPLNRLTVAPLVERVAPAVVNIAVLQASPYAQNPLLRDPYYRFFLGVPDEALAPRISAGSGFVVDAARGLVVTNHHVVENARAIAVGIGDRQVEAEFLGSDPRSDIAVLRIPARRLKQLPLGDSDKTQVGDYVVAIGNPFEVGQTVTAGIVSGLRGSPDGGARYIQTDAPINPGNSGGPLINMRGEAVGVNSAIIGPNGGNVGIGLAVPSRAARQVVEHIAGVSLPGGSES; translated from the coding sequence TTGCTGGCAGCGATCGGCCTGGTCTCGGGTGTGGCCGGCGGCGTGGGGGTGGCTTGGCTCAACTCCGACCGTGACATGGTGATTGGGGCGGAAAGCGCACAGGTTTCCGTCGACGCCGTCCCGCTTAATCGGCTGACGGTCGCACCGCTTGTCGAGCGTGTTGCGCCCGCTGTGGTAAACATCGCGGTGCTGCAGGCGTCGCCCTATGCGCAGAACCCGCTGCTGCGCGATCCTTATTATCGCTTCTTCCTCGGCGTGCCCGACGAGGCACTGGCGCCGCGGATCTCGGCGGGCTCCGGGTTCGTGGTCGATGCCGCGCGCGGTCTGGTTGTCACCAACCACCATGTCGTCGAGAATGCCCGCGCCATTGCCGTTGGCATTGGTGATCGGCAGGTCGAAGCCGAGTTTCTCGGCAGCGATCCGCGGTCCGACATCGCCGTGCTGCGCATTCCAGCTCGCAGGCTGAAACAGCTTCCGTTGGGTGACTCGGACAAGACGCAGGTCGGTGACTATGTGGTCGCCATCGGCAACCCGTTCGAGGTGGGGCAGACCGTCACGGCGGGAATCGTCAGCGGGCTGCGCGGCTCGCCCGACGGCGGCGCTCGCTACATCCAGACCGATGCGCCGATCAACCCGGGGAACTCGGGCGGCCCCTTGATCAACATGCGTGGCGAAGCGGTCGGCGTGAACAGCGCGATCATCGGCCCCAATGGCGGTAATGTCGGCATCGGCCTGGCCGTGCCATCGCGCGCTGCGCGCCAGGTCGTCGAGCATATAGCCGGTGTAAGCTTACCCGGTGGAAGCGAGTCTTAG
- a CDS encoding NADH dehydrogenase ubiquinone Fe-S protein 4 yields the protein MIEPVLPATNQGGRGRREQWKVRFAPRWRPVADPLTGWTGGGDPLETIELRFPNLEAAANYCQRQGLRFSVHGEARRQRPLHAYLPAAPAPVLCCSPTGPHARCCGAYSIAAAERDCHPRFSVAG from the coding sequence ATGATAGAGCCGGTGCTGCCGGCCACTAATCAAGGCGGACGAGGCCGGCGCGAACAGTGGAAGGTTCGCTTCGCGCCTCGCTGGCGGCCAGTGGCGGATCCACTAACCGGATGGACCGGCGGCGGCGATCCGCTCGAGACGATAGAGCTGCGCTTTCCCAACTTGGAGGCGGCGGCGAACTATTGCCAGCGGCAAGGATTGCGTTTCTCAGTCCATGGAGAGGCGCGTCGCCAGCGCCCGCTTCACGCTTACCTGCCAGCGGCGCCCGCTCCAGTGCTGTGCTGCTCGCCGACAGGTCCGCATGCGCGTTGCTGCGGTGCCTATTCGATCGCTGCGGCAGAGCGTGATTGTCATCCAAGGTTCAGCGTGGCCGGTTAG
- a CDS encoding PAS domain S-box protein — translation MEKRMSDLGESHAPSGAMPGLPYERRRARDEIAQRLAAIVESSDDAILAKDLDGTVTSWNRGAERLFGYRATEIVGKSVMLLLPDDRQDDEAPILARLRRGERVRHYETVRRRKDGSLIDISLSVSPLREASGRVIGASTIARDITERKQAEERQRLLLREMDHRMKNLFALAGSLVGMSVRDAASPQELASIVQERLSALARAHALTMPKDSAAGSNDSVSLHVLLRTILAPYEGAGGGDDRLRINGDDVTLPGNAMTTIALILHELATNAAKYGALSSPSGTVTVECVAKKDTLALIWDERGGPRGDEPGEDGFGSLLGRLASGQLGGTIEREWRPEGLRVTLTVLRDRLR, via the coding sequence GTGGAAAAGAGGATGAGTGACCTTGGTGAAAGCCACGCGCCATCTGGCGCGATGCCCGGCCTGCCTTATGAGCGGCGCCGCGCAAGGGACGAGATCGCGCAGCGCCTGGCCGCGATCGTCGAGTCCTCCGACGACGCCATTCTGGCGAAAGATCTGGATGGAACCGTCACGAGCTGGAACAGGGGAGCGGAACGGCTGTTCGGCTATCGCGCCACCGAGATCGTCGGAAAGTCGGTCATGCTTCTCCTGCCAGATGATCGGCAGGACGACGAGGCACCGATCCTGGCACGGCTGCGCCGAGGCGAGCGCGTCCGTCACTATGAAACGGTCAGGCGCCGCAAGGACGGGAGTCTGATAGACATCTCGCTCAGCGTATCACCGTTGCGCGAAGCGAGCGGCAGGGTCATCGGCGCGTCCACGATCGCGCGCGACATTACGGAGCGCAAGCAAGCCGAGGAGCGGCAACGCTTGTTGCTGCGTGAGATGGACCACCGGATGAAGAACCTGTTCGCGCTTGCGGGCAGCCTCGTCGGCATGAGCGTGCGTGATGCTGCAAGCCCACAGGAACTGGCCTCCATCGTCCAGGAGCGTTTGAGCGCGCTGGCGCGTGCGCACGCTCTCACAATGCCGAAGGACTCCGCTGCCGGCAGTAACGATTCGGTTAGTCTCCACGTATTGCTTCGGACGATTTTGGCACCTTACGAGGGTGCTGGCGGTGGCGATGACCGGCTGCGAATCAACGGCGATGATGTGACGTTGCCCGGAAACGCGATGACCACGATCGCACTCATCCTCCACGAACTGGCTACCAATGCCGCGAAATACGGCGCGTTGTCGTCACCATCGGGCACCGTCACCGTCGAATGCGTCGCGAAAAAAGATACGCTTGCTTTGATCTGGGATGAGCGCGGCGGCCCGCGGGGCGATGAGCCGGGGGAAGATGGATTCGGCAGCTTGCTTGGGCGCCTGGCCAGCGGACAGCTTGGCGGCACCATCGAGCGCGAGTGGCGGCCGGAGGGATTGCGTGTCACCCTGACGGTTCTACGTGATCGCCTGAGATGA
- a CDS encoding usg protein, which yields MRDRAFLAQLQGYGLTTAEVHYYRPDAPSLLQLYVWQEYDLAPDFPVLFDFLDHWRREIEAALHSVQIAHDQLVRPTEWRAVDGVIRMQ from the coding sequence ATGAGGGATCGCGCTTTCCTCGCTCAGCTGCAGGGATATGGGCTAACCACCGCCGAAGTGCACTACTACCGGCCGGACGCCCCTTCACTACTGCAGCTGTACGTTTGGCAGGAGTATGATCTTGCGCCCGATTTCCCGGTGCTTTTCGACTTCCTCGATCATTGGCGGCGCGAGATCGAGGCGGCGCTCCACTCGGTGCAAATCGCGCACGACCAGCTTGTTCGTCCGACCGAGTGGCGCGCCGTCGATGGCGTGATCAGGATGCAATGA